Proteins from a single region of Drosophila biarmipes strain raj3 chromosome 3R, RU_DBia_V1.1, whole genome shotgun sequence:
- the LOC108024588 gene encoding uncharacterized protein LOC108024588 produces the protein MSESPKKRPKIGPSDCLAYLQSLGDVLPEDAALQLAQRIRAEEDEAALMDTCGGANQAALNISFRVYYHIVHKYELPDSHFEDLPQRLTCDQPTAFLMLQSVLLTDHWKRLDAEQLEERCTTAIVEALRRNSPSLMAVLKATNLLVKKFPQLQLLPLRLEHFYHCLQRQTQTGSREETLTLYNHCCKQRERAFSYFRLIVEFWPWTNRNKYYLLSGALNWHPLPDLLAATNQSEEEFFNGLRLSLSYKGLQAASQYPVKSLSNQRSPALLAASVELLLNGTVAEIQNFHSQWFLRIQQHDELFLLLQANPHIVEFLASSEEVRSPGDQLRLILIFSMFAKEIYAASKLHFFKISTELLTNCSQMETEAQLLVFRFMVDNLGNFAVEDCLEFFHSFVERHRGLESSEFRNTMLGKMPTIINHTAKHFHKVLKADSGVGGDALAQNIKRFFSHLQNLIERDIHSEVYQPKIFALKLLEILNRSLYAEQVAKNAKMCSPQQNQQMGTFLLEHGVFRPKEMAQKLFETLNNPQGFDDALDLTVSLLIQMGHVDTARCVERCVDLCSTADVDECSLVSLYAQLAVTKKESGSKVFDECLKRLADKMDSFFEDPLLTAKSGGHLFGYLRGLDEVVKAGLSVDSPLEDLLPLLERILGGILKFLNLANVRQQAEAAAAASFQDMDESLQLLVSESSFKSGEEEEACRKYLLMSFWLTLKGCCDLATSIGCSLLKTTADTVNSEALRRCLDINVSVLTLCRHKGAIEAAGLSIGRLTRAITSSLESGDEGFQMLHDCLERELLTESRQVSTTRRGAGFAIMFLHVLKNDNPRQRLLLHRAVQQILQRLNEDGTKESVSLDSNHDRLEALVLHYLCVLVRDTELRPAMSKYYNEILLVAMKHITNPEWTISNAALQLFGASLGKLVGQRQATEFETRPAWEPSELDYDELGCLLPKACEHMLECCDRQEVTSSIILFLAFLSKVEHLRTSGGREPNPLLIRFRRLSWRLMRHKCDQVRQLAATCFVRSHEFRCDLPAALLASAKLAANLEEENFYEGLIYSLISGVLKLQHEARHVWSAGRLEEFLGELLTSLDVAERVRRFKPYTRNVLVELLKLLGSADKAALVESLG, from the exons ATGTCGGAGTCTCCCAAAAAACGGCCGAAAATAGGTCCCAGCGACTGCCTGGCGTATCTGCAG AGCCTGGGTGATGTACTTCCCGAGGACGCCGCCCTTCAGCTGGCCCAGAGAATCCGGGCGGAGGAGGATGAGGCGGCGCTGATGGACACGTGCGGCGGCGCCAACCAAGCCGCCCTCAACATCAGTTTTCGGGTGTACTACCACATAGTGCACAAGTACGAGCTGCCGGACTCGCACTTTGAAGATCTCCCCCAGCGTTTGACCTGCGACCAGCCCACTGCCTTCCTAATGCTGCAATCCGTGCTGCTCACCGACCACTGGAAGCGTTTGGATGCAGAGCAGCTGGAGGAGAGGTGCACCACTGCCATCGTTGAGGCTCTGCGACGGAACAGTCCCAGTCTGATGGCCGTGCTCAAGGCCACCAACCTGTTGGTGAAGAAGTTCCCCCAGCTGCAGCTCCTGCCCCTGCGCCTGGAGCACTTCTACCACTGCCTGCAGCGCCAGACGCAAACTGGTTCCCGGGAGGAGACTCTGACGCTGTACAACCACTGCTGCAAGCAGCGGGAAAGGGCCTTCTCCTACTTCCGTCTGATTGTGGAGTTCTGGCCGTGGACAAATCGCAACAAGTACTACCTCCTAAGCGGAGCCCTCAACTGGCATCCACTGCCGGATCTCCTGGCGGCCACCAATCAAAGCGAAGAGGAGTTCTTCAATGGACTGCGGCTCAGCTTGAGCTACAAGGGACTGCAGGCAGCCAGCCAGTATCCAGTGAAAAGCCTGAGCAATCAGCGTTCTCCAGCTCTACTCGCCGCCAGTGTGGAGCTGCTCCTCAACGGCACCGTGGCGGAGATCCAGAACTTTCACTCGCAGTGGTTCCTCCGCATCCAGCAGCATGACGAGTTGTTCTTGCTGCTGCAAGCCAATCCCCATATAGTGGAGTTCCTGGCCTCCTCCGAGGAAGTGCGATCGCCGGGCGATCAGCTGCGTCTGATCCTGATCTTCAGCATGTTTGCCAAGGAGATATATGCTGCCTCCAAGCTGCACTTCTTCAAGATCAGCACAGAGCTGCTGACCAATTGCAGCCAAATGGAGACGGAGGCCCAGCTGTTGGTGTTTCGATTTATGGTCGACAACCTGGGAAACTTCGCCGTCGAGGACTGCCTGGAGTTCTTCCACAGCTTTGTAGAGCGACACCGCGGCCTGGAGAGCTCAGAGTTTCGGAACACGATGCTGGGCAAGATGCCCACGATTATCAACCACACGGCCAAGCATTTCCATAAGGTGCTCAAGGCAGACAGCGGTGTAGGAGGCGATGCCTTGGCGCAGAACATCAAGCGATTCTTCTCGCATCTGCAGAACCTTATCGAGCGGGACATCCACAGCGAGGTCTACCAACCGAAGATCTTTGCCCTGAAGCTGCTGGAGATCCTGAACCGATCACTGTACGCCGAACAGGTAGCCAAGAATGCCAAGATGTGTAGTCCCCAGCAGAATCAACAGATGGGAACATTCCTCCTGGAGCATGGAGTCTTTCGGCCGAAGGAGATGGCGCAAAAGCTCTTTGAAACCCTAAACAACCCGCAAGGCTTCGATGATGCCTTGGACCTGACCGTCTCCCTGCTGATCCAAATGGGACATGTGGACACTGCAAGGTGCGTGGAGCGTTGTGTGGACTTGTGCTCAACCGCTGATGTGGATGAATGCTCGCTGGTTTCACTCTACGCACAATTGGCGGTCACAAAAAAGGAGTCTGGAAGCAAGGTATTTGATGAATGCCTTAAGCGGCTTGCGGACAAAATGGATTCGTTCTTCGAGGATCCCTTGCTAACTGCCAAGAGTGGAGGCCATCTCTTTGGCTATCTTCGCGGACTGGACGAGGTGGTCAAGGCTGGCCTTTCAGTGGACTCTCCACTGGAGGACCTGTTGCCACTGCTGGAACGCATTCTTGGCGGCATTTTAAAGTTTCTCAACTTGGCCAATGTCCGACAACAGGCGGAGGCAGCCGCTGCAGCCAGTTTTCAGGACATGGACGAGAGTCTCCAGCTGCTGGTCAGCGAGAGCTCCTTCAAGTCCGGTGAGGAGGAGGAAGCCTGTCGGAAGTACTTGCTCATGAGCTTCTGGCTGACATTGAAG GGCTGTTGCGATCTGGCCACCAGCATAGGGTGTTCCCTACTGAAAACCACTGCCGACACAGTAAACTCCGAGGCACTGCGTCGTTGCCTCGACATCAATGTGTCCGTTTTGACGCTTTGCCGGCACAAAGGAGCCATCGAGGCAGCTGGCCTTAGCATAGGCCGACTTACCCGCGCCATCACCAGCAGTTTGGAGAGCGGCGATGAGGGTTTCCAAATGCTGCACGATTGCCTGGAGCGGGAACTGCTGACGGAGAGCCGCCAGGTGAGCACCACACGTCGTGGTGCCGGCTTCGCCATAATGTTCCTGCACGTGCTGAAGAACGACAATCCACGGCAGCGACTGCTCCTTCATCGAGCTGTGCAGCAGATCCTACAGAGGCTAAATGAAGATGGTACCAAGGAGAGTGTTTCCCTGGATAGCAATCACGACCGCTTGGAGGCGTTGGTTCTGCACTATCTGTGCGTCCTGGTGCGCGACACGGAACTGAGGCCGGCGATGAGCAAGTACTACAACGAGATTCTGCTGGTGGCCATGAAGCACATCACCAACCCCGAGTGGACCATCTCGAATGCGGCACTCCAGCTGTTCGGCGCCAGTCTGGGCAAGCTGGTGGGCCAGCGGCAGGCCACCGAGTTCGAAACGCGTCCCGCTTGGGAGCCCAGTGAACTAGACTACGATGAGTTGGGATGCCTGCTGCCCAAGGCCTGCGAGCACATGCTGGAGTGCTGCGACCGCCAGGAGGTGACCTCTTCCATTATACTCTTTCTGGCATTCCTCTCCAAGGTGGAGCACTTGCGCACCTCGGGTGGCAGAGAGCCAAATCCCCTGCTAATCCGCTTTCGGCGACTCAGCTGGCGCTTGATGCGGCACAAGTGCGATCAGGTGCGTCAACTGGCGGCCACCTGTTTTGTGCGGTCGCACGAGTTCCGCTGCGATCTGCCGGCGGCGCTGCTGGCCAGCGCCAAGTTGGCGGCAAATCTGGAGGAGGAGAACTTCTACGAGGGACTGATCTACTCCCTGATATCGGGTGTGCTGAAACTTCAACATGAAGCACGACATGTCTGGAGTGCTGGGCGTTTGGAGGAGTTCCTTGGCGAACTCCTCACATCGCTGGATGTCGCGGAGCGAGTGCGTCGCTTCAAGCCGTACACACGGAACGTGCTTGTGGAACTGCTGAAGCTTCTGGGTAGCGCGGATAAAGCGGCTCTGGTCGAGTCCCTCGGCTAG